The following coding sequences lie in one Crassostrea angulata isolate pt1a10 chromosome 10, ASM2561291v2, whole genome shotgun sequence genomic window:
- the LOC128166970 gene encoding glutathione S-transferase 1-1-like isoform X2, producing the protein MGNGASSSGVKRKRVPTLYIYGLSAPARAAWMTAKAAEIPVRLKYIDLFKGEHKTPEFAKINPDMTVPTLVDGDFTLWESRPIMQYMVSKWGGKHSYLYPTDLQKRAICDRLMNFDLGSVYKTVTEFTYPQLFQGKPPDPDKEAAMKKAFEYLNRNLDGGQRYMTGDDLTIVDISMATNISLTEIKGYMMDKWPDLAMWYRRMKALPYWAECNKGLYEWKTPQ; encoded by the exons ATGGGAAATGGGGCCAGCAGCTCTGGAGTGAAGAGAAAGCGGGTGCCCACACTGTACATCTATGGTCTTAGTGCCCCGGCCCGGGCAGCCTGGATGACGGCCAAGGCTGCAGAGATTCCTGTCCGCCTCAAGTATATTGACCTGTTCAAGGGAGAGCACAAGACACCGGAATTTGCAAAG ATCAATCCCGATATGACAGTGCCAACATTGGTAGATGGAGATTTCACACTGTGGGAAAG CCGTCCTATCATGCAATATATGGTCAGCAAATGGGGAGGAAAACATTCCTATCTATACCCAACAGATCTCCAGAAAAGAGCCATTTGTGATCGTCTCATGAACTTTGATCTCGGCTCTGTGTACAAAACAGTTACAGAGTTCacg TATCCCCAGCTCTTTCAAGGGAAGCCCCCTGATCCTGATAAAGAGGCTGCGATGAAGAAAGCATTTGAATACCTCAACCGAAACCTAGATGGTGGCCAACGATACATGACCGGTGACGACCTCACAATTGTGGACATCTCCATGGCAACAAACATATCATTGACTGAGATTAAAGGTTACATGATGGATAAGTGGCCAGACCTGGCAATGTGGTACCGCCGTATGAAGGCTCTTCCATATTGGGCAGAATGTAATAAGGGGCTGTATGAATGGAAGACTCCCCAgtga
- the LOC128166970 gene encoding glutathione S-transferase 1-1-like isoform X1 — MVRYFSPANCLHTQNTGLKCYNSELVTEFPMLVCLCFREKPEEIIVRPLMGNGASSSGVKRKRVPTLYIYGLSAPARAAWMTAKAAEIPVRLKYIDLFKGEHKTPEFAKINPDMTVPTLVDGDFTLWESRPIMQYMVSKWGGKHSYLYPTDLQKRAICDRLMNFDLGSVYKTVTEFTYPQLFQGKPPDPDKEAAMKKAFEYLNRNLDGGQRYMTGDDLTIVDISMATNISLTEIKGYMMDKWPDLAMWYRRMKALPYWAECNKGLYEWKTPQ; from the exons ATGGTCCGTTACTTTTCTCCTGCCAACTGCCTTCACACCCAAAACACAGGACTGAAATGTTATAATTCAGAACTTGTAACTGAATTTCCAATGTTGGTGTGTCTGTGTTTTAGGGAAAAACCTGAGGAGATTATTGTCCGACCACTG ATGGGAAATGGGGCCAGCAGCTCTGGAGTGAAGAGAAAGCGGGTGCCCACACTGTACATCTATGGTCTTAGTGCCCCGGCCCGGGCAGCCTGGATGACGGCCAAGGCTGCAGAGATTCCTGTCCGCCTCAAGTATATTGACCTGTTCAAGGGAGAGCACAAGACACCGGAATTTGCAAAG ATCAATCCCGATATGACAGTGCCAACATTGGTAGATGGAGATTTCACACTGTGGGAAAG CCGTCCTATCATGCAATATATGGTCAGCAAATGGGGAGGAAAACATTCCTATCTATACCCAACAGATCTCCAGAAAAGAGCCATTTGTGATCGTCTCATGAACTTTGATCTCGGCTCTGTGTACAAAACAGTTACAGAGTTCacg TATCCCCAGCTCTTTCAAGGGAAGCCCCCTGATCCTGATAAAGAGGCTGCGATGAAGAAAGCATTTGAATACCTCAACCGAAACCTAGATGGTGGCCAACGATACATGACCGGTGACGACCTCACAATTGTGGACATCTCCATGGCAACAAACATATCATTGACTGAGATTAAAGGTTACATGATGGATAAGTGGCCAGACCTGGCAATGTGGTACCGCCGTATGAAGGCTCTTCCATATTGGGCAGAATGTAATAAGGGGCTGTATGAATGGAAGACTCCCCAgtga